In Desulfovibrio psychrotolerans, a single window of DNA contains:
- a CDS encoding efflux RND transporter periplasmic adaptor subunit yields the protein MAGHTPNNATNHKLTSVLIRRALHKLKKHLLISTLLAVTLAATAAYLWVNESAFSTSTNDHNSLSSVKVTTRKFSTNILLSGRLAPLEDVPITAPFQGILKKVFFEYNTKVTKGTLLAAMETDEIERQLRTTKAEQIKSAQKLKELENWERGPEVISARRSCIKAKIGLENAHLKLQENKFLFEKGIISGNELRASEQDYNDRESTLLEAEESFKTTLAQGSRDNIEMARLELTNAQTLLQSLTRKLDNEKIIAPVDGVILEASGDSTKTLEPGRSVDQGELLFTIGNITGLSVKSRADEADINNIHLGQRVEVSGDGFDFIMQGTIRHISSNAAPSDKNERSYGMPAEGAKFEIVAVIENVPAELQSKLRLGMTSTLKIITYENPAALVIPIQAVTVAGSQRTVKILDSRTGNIIDHPISTGRVSGNFVEVADGIEHGQEIFIVSPAHKKLP from the coding sequence ATGGCTGGACACACGCCTAACAATGCAACCAACCACAAACTGACGAGCGTATTAATACGAAGGGCCCTTCACAAACTTAAGAAGCACCTCCTTATCTCAACACTTTTAGCAGTCACTTTAGCGGCAACAGCAGCATATTTATGGGTTAATGAGTCTGCATTTTCCACATCTACAAACGATCATAATAGTCTTTCATCTGTCAAAGTGACAACTCGAAAATTTTCAACCAATATTTTGCTAAGTGGAAGGCTTGCACCACTCGAAGATGTGCCTATTACCGCACCATTTCAAGGTATTTTAAAAAAAGTTTTTTTTGAATACAACACCAAAGTAACGAAAGGCACGCTTCTTGCCGCCATGGAAACTGACGAAATTGAAAGACAACTACGCACGACAAAGGCAGAGCAAATCAAATCTGCGCAAAAACTAAAGGAACTAGAAAATTGGGAAAGAGGGCCAGAAGTAATATCTGCACGCAGATCCTGTATAAAAGCTAAAATCGGCCTTGAGAATGCGCATCTGAAACTTCAAGAAAATAAATTCCTTTTTGAAAAGGGGATTATTTCCGGAAACGAGTTGCGCGCATCAGAACAGGATTATAACGACAGAGAATCTACCCTGCTTGAGGCTGAAGAGTCTTTTAAAACAACACTGGCTCAAGGCAGCCGCGACAACATAGAGATGGCACGACTTGAACTCACCAATGCACAAACCCTCTTGCAATCACTCACAAGAAAACTGGACAACGAGAAGATTATTGCCCCTGTTGACGGGGTAATACTCGAAGCTTCCGGCGATTCAACCAAAACGCTAGAACCGGGGCGCTCCGTCGATCAAGGCGAACTTCTCTTCACTATAGGCAATATTACCGGTTTATCTGTCAAATCCCGAGCTGATGAGGCAGACATTAACAATATCCATTTGGGGCAACGGGTAGAAGTTTCCGGAGATGGGTTTGATTTTATCATGCAAGGCACTATCCGACACATTTCTTCCAATGCAGCGCCATCGGATAAAAATGAAAGATCATACGGAATGCCAGCTGAAGGTGCTAAATTTGAGATTGTTGCCGTTATAGAAAATGTACCAGCAGAGCTTCAGTCAAAATTGCGCCTGGGAATGACATCAACGCTAAAGATAATCACGTACGAAAATCCCGCAGCACTTGTTATTCCCATACAAGCAGTTACCGTGGCCGGATCACAGAGAACGGTAAAAATTCTTGATAGTCGCACGGGCAACATCATTGACCACCCCATCTCTACAGGCCGTGTTTCCGGCAACTTTGTTGAGGTTGCAGACGGCATTGAGCATGGCCAGGAAATATTCATCGTGTCACCTGCACACAAAAAACTCCCATGA
- a CDS encoding TolC family protein, with protein sequence MPIQKTTFKTITTATFLAISIFIFFFSKDAYADTSLPSQEPVELHLDEAVALALRTNRTVTMANIERLADKFDLEVAHDKFKPDVNFDIGNTYSGGQNLSDKASRIQSQSSVTPGVEVTQLFSTGSKVIFSWDRYADTSGKRSDNNGNSWSVNFSQPLLKGAGQEVNTASIVLAEMSEQSSLLSLKKKTTNTVNQTIRQFRHYYSTIQQLEINASALKRARDSLESNQLLVQLGRIPANEIIQSESQLANQEYAYQSSLDNVDKARLQLLGVLDLPNTTRIIPRENQQPTSTHPDLKQCIEIALKKRADHLEAEMNVERARINLMLAKNNAQWDLSLDASYKGASQLSPLTKDTGTHRWEAGVNLRIPLYGDLTREQNMRRADANLKQAEIALTETRENITLEVINAIRDVENTKTKLQLATKARNLSERKLEVEREKLSLGRSNSFQVVSFQNELVERETQELNALINHHNALTTLDETLNTTLETWQVEYNKEHGRWLDTRLTMQPTTN encoded by the coding sequence ATGCCCATCCAAAAGACGACTTTTAAAACAATTACCACAGCTACATTTTTAGCAATTTCAATTTTCATTTTCTTTTTCAGCAAAGATGCATATGCAGACACCTCTCTCCCAAGCCAGGAACCGGTCGAGCTACACTTAGATGAAGCTGTTGCTCTTGCACTACGAACCAATCGAACCGTAACCATGGCAAACATTGAACGACTCGCAGACAAATTCGACCTAGAAGTCGCACACGATAAATTTAAGCCCGACGTTAATTTTGACATAGGCAATACATATTCCGGGGGACAGAACCTATCAGACAAAGCATCTAGAATACAATCGCAGTCATCTGTCACACCTGGAGTAGAAGTAACACAGCTATTCAGCACAGGGTCTAAAGTAATATTCTCTTGGGATCGCTATGCTGATACCTCTGGAAAAAGATCTGACAACAACGGCAACAGCTGGTCAGTAAATTTTTCCCAACCACTTTTAAAAGGTGCCGGACAAGAGGTTAACACTGCATCTATTGTTTTAGCAGAAATGTCTGAACAATCAAGCCTTCTCTCTTTGAAAAAGAAGACAACAAACACAGTTAACCAAACAATAAGACAATTCAGACACTACTACTCTACCATTCAGCAACTAGAAATTAACGCATCTGCTCTTAAACGCGCCAGAGACAGCTTAGAGTCTAATCAATTACTTGTACAACTAGGCCGCATTCCTGCAAATGAAATTATACAAAGCGAATCACAACTTGCAAATCAGGAATACGCTTACCAATCCTCGCTTGACAATGTGGACAAAGCGCGACTTCAACTGCTGGGTGTTTTAGACCTGCCGAACACTACACGAATAATACCCAGAGAAAACCAACAACCCACGTCAACCCACCCAGACCTTAAACAATGTATTGAAATTGCTTTGAAGAAACGGGCAGACCACCTCGAGGCAGAAATGAACGTTGAGCGCGCCCGAATCAATCTCATGCTTGCCAAGAACAACGCACAATGGGACCTAAGTCTAGATGCCAGCTACAAAGGTGCCTCGCAGCTCAGTCCGCTCACTAAAGACACAGGCACACACAGATGGGAAGCAGGCGTAAACTTGCGTATTCCACTGTACGGCGACCTTACCCGAGAACAAAACATGCGCAGGGCAGATGCCAACCTTAAACAAGCTGAAATCGCACTGACTGAAACTCGCGAGAACATAACGCTGGAAGTAATTAACGCCATCAGAGACGTTGAGAACACAAAGACCAAACTGCAACTGGCAACAAAAGCACGCAACCTGTCAGAAAGAAAACTGGAAGTCGAAAGAGAAAAGCTGTCTCTAGGCCGTTCTAACAGCTTTCAGGTTGTTTCTTTTCAAAACGAGTTGGTAGAGCGAGAAACCCAAGAACTTAATGCTCTCATCAATCATCACAATGCGCTCACTACGCTTGATGAAACGCTGAATACCACCCTTGAGACATGGCAGGTGGAATATAATAAGGAGCACGGCAGATGGCTGGACACACGCCTAACAATGCAACCAACCACAAACTGA